A region from the Sphaerodactylus townsendi isolate TG3544 linkage group LG01, MPM_Stown_v2.3, whole genome shotgun sequence genome encodes:
- the CNR1 gene encoding cannabinoid receptor 1, giving the protein MKSILDGLADTTFRTITTDLSYMGSNDIQYENFKNDMASKLGYYPQKFPFSSFRSDFRPKMTAGDNAVLSAHPSDQINLTDFYNKTMFKENDENIQCGENFMDMECFMILNRSQQLAIAVLSLTLGTFTVLENLLVLVVILHSRSLRCRPSYHFISSLAVADLLGSVIFVYSFVDFHVFHRKDSPNVFLFKLGGVTASFTASVGSLFLTAIDRYISIHRPLSYKRIVTRSKAVVAFCVMWTIAIVIAVLPLLGWNCKKLNSVCSDIFPLIDENYLLFWIGVTTVLLLFIVYAYMYILWKAHSHAVRMLQRGTQKSIIIHTSGDGKVHQITRPEQTRMDIRLAKTLVLILVVLIICWGPLLAIMLYDVFGKMNKLIKTIFAFCSMLCLLNSTVNPIIYALRSKDLRHAFRSMFPTCEGTAQPLDNSLESDCQQRHANNPGNVHKAAERCIKNTVKIAKVTMSVSSDTTAEAL; this is encoded by the coding sequence ATGAAGTCAATCCTGGATGGCCTCGCAGATACGACCTTCAGAACAATTACAACCGATCTTTCTTACATGGGTTCTAACGACATCCAGTACGAAAATTTTAAAAACGACATGGCCTCCAAATTAGGATACtacccacagaaatttcctttttcttctttccgaAGTGATTTCCGACCAAAAATGACTGCTGGAGATAATGCTGTTTTGAGTGCCCATCCATCGGATCAAATCAATCTTACAGATTTTTACAATAAAACTATGTTCAAGGAGAATGATGAGAATATACAATGTGGGGAAAACTTCATGGACATGGAGTGCTTTATGATTTTGAACCGTAGCCAGCAGCTGGCCATTGCCGTACTGTCCCTTACTCTGGGTACCTTCACTGTTCTGGAAAACCTTCTGGTCTTGGTTGTCATCTTGCACTCCCGAAGCCTGCGTTGCAGACCTTCCTACCATTTCATCAGCAGCCTAGCAGTGGCTGATCTGCTGGGTAGTGTAATCTTTGTCTACAGTTTTGTTGACTTCCATGTTTTTCATCGGAAAGATAGTCCGAATGTATTCCTCTTCAAACTGGGCGGAGTTACAGCCTCCTTCACTGCCTCGGTTGGTAGCCTTTTTCTTACTGCAATAGACAGGTACATATCTATACACAGGCCCCTGTCCTACAAAAGAATTGTTACCAGGTCCAAGGCTGTTGTAGCATTCTGTGTGATGTGGACCATAGCTATAGTGATAGCTGTTCTTCCCCTGCTTGGTTGGAACTGCAAAAAACTCAATTCAGTGTGTTCAGATATATTTCCTCTAATTGATGAGAACTATCTGTTGTTCTGGATTGGGGTGACCACTGTCCTCTTGCTTTTTATTGTGTATGCCTATATGTATATACTGTGGAAGGCTCATAGCCATGCTGTTAGAATGCTTCAACGTGGCACTCAGAAGAGCATAATAATTCATACTTCAGGAGATGGTAAAGTGCATCAAATAACTAGGCCTGAACAAACACGGATGGACATCAGGTTAGCCAAAACCTTGGTCCTCATCCTTGTGGTTTTGATTATCTGCTGGGGTCCTCTTCTTGCAATTATGCTCTATGATGTTTTTGGGAAGATGAACAAGCTTATCAAGACCATCTTTGCCTTCTGCAGCATGCTCTGTCTGCTGAATTCCACAGTGAATCCCATTATCTATGCTCTCAGGAGCAAGGACTTGAGACATGCTTTCAGAAGCATGTTCCCAACTTGTGAAGGGACAGCACAACCTCTTGATAACAGTTTGGAATCTGACTGCCAGCAAAGACATGCTAACAACCCAGGTAATGTTCATAAGGCTGCTGAAAGGtgtattaaaaatacagttaagatTGCCAAAGTGACCATGTCTGTTTCCTCAGACACTACTGCAGAGGCATTGTAA